The following are encoded in a window of Flavobacterium psychrotrophum genomic DNA:
- a CDS encoding MFS transporter yields the protein MQQPQPAAPFSGYQKFVIFILAITQFTVILDFMVMSPLGDKLMKSIGMAPNEFGIAVSAYAFSAGISGLLTAGFADKFDRKKLLLFFYTGFIIGTLFCGLVNSYEALVAARIFTGLFGGVIGSISMAIVADIFGLQQRGRVMGFLQMGFGASQILGIPIGLYIANIWGWHAPFLWIVGMAAIIALLILLKLNPVNAHLKLKQDKSPLLHLWHTISKGDYRIGFTATALLSIGGFMMMPFGSAFAINNLKVTEMQLPQIYIVAGIFTLVCMPLMGKLSDKFNKFRIFTIACFWTMGVIIAYTHLAATPLWIIILLNVLMMVGITGRMVPSTALVTGVPDAKDRGAFMSINSSLQQIAGGIGAWIGGLIIVQKSTTSPLEHYDIIGYIVAAITLLSIFLMYRVYKMVQRKVANQNPLKVDIAEEIHLTEM from the coding sequence ATGCAACAACCTCAACCGGCAGCCCCTTTTTCGGGCTACCAGAAATTTGTGATATTTATACTGGCCATCACCCAGTTTACCGTGATCCTCGACTTTATGGTTATGTCGCCACTGGGCGATAAACTCATGAAATCTATCGGTATGGCACCAAATGAATTTGGCATTGCCGTATCTGCCTATGCCTTTAGTGCAGGTATATCAGGCTTATTAACAGCCGGCTTTGCCGATAAATTTGACCGTAAAAAGCTGTTATTGTTTTTTTATACCGGCTTTATCATTGGCACACTGTTTTGTGGCCTTGTAAACAGTTATGAAGCCCTGGTGGCTGCCCGTATATTTACCGGGCTATTTGGCGGTGTTATAGGGTCTATATCTATGGCTATCGTGGCAGATATCTTTGGGCTGCAACAGCGTGGCCGTGTAATGGGCTTTCTGCAAATGGGCTTTGGTGCCAGCCAGATACTGGGTATTCCTATTGGGCTGTACATTGCTAACATCTGGGGATGGCACGCGCCATTTTTATGGATCGTAGGCATGGCAGCTATTATTGCACTGCTTATTCTACTTAAACTGAACCCGGTAAATGCACACCTTAAGCTAAAGCAGGACAAATCTCCGCTACTCCATCTGTGGCATACTATTTCGAAAGGCGATTACCGTATAGGTTTTACCGCTACTGCATTACTCTCAATAGGTGGATTCATGATGATGCCTTTTGGCAGTGCCTTTGCCATTAACAACCTTAAGGTTACAGAGATGCAGCTTCCGCAGATATATATTGTAGCGGGTATTTTTACACTGGTTTGTATGCCGCTTATGGGTAAGCTGAGCGATAAGTTTAACAAGTTCAGGATATTTACCATTGCCTGTTTCTGGACAATGGGTGTAATTATAGCCTACACACATTTAGCCGCTACTCCACTATGGATCATTATTTTGCTAAACGTGCTTATGATGGTAGGCATTACAGGCCGAATGGTTCCCAGTACTGCCTTGGTTACAGGCGTACCCGATGCCAAAGACCGTGGTGCTTTTATGAGTATTAACTCCAGTCTGCAACAAATAGCCGGTGGTATAGGCGCATGGATAGGCGGGCTTATAATCGTTCAGAAATCTACCACAAGCCCGTTAGAACATTATGATATTATAGGGTACATAGTAGCCGCAATAACGCTGTTGAGCATCTTCCTTATGTATCGTGTATACAAGATGGTACAACGCAAGGTAGCAAACCAGAATCCTTTAAAAGTGGACATTGCCGAAGAAATTCATCTTACAGAGATGTAA
- a CDS encoding DUF3078 domain-containing protein, with the protein MKKIFLLLALQFTAFAAVAQDAPANPAQADNDTIGPWTKKGNASLLFNQSTFENWVAGGENNISGTLGFNYDFNYKKGDWSWDNKVIASYGIVKTRNSSFAKKTDDRLYFNSVVGKKASERWDYTAFVNLRTQFTKGYNYGKDENGAEIREDYTNFFSPAYVLVGPGMQYVRDENLKINLSPATSKFTFVDKNFTLPNEDYFGVKEGKSMRYELGFNASMYYKLDVIANVTFENIVNLYSNYLEDPQNVDIDYQLNIVMKINRYLTTNLSFQTIYDDNAYRGFQIRQVFGVAANYGF; encoded by the coding sequence ATGAAGAAGATATTTTTACTCCTTGCACTTCAGTTTACGGCATTTGCTGCCGTAGCCCAGGATGCCCCGGCTAACCCTGCCCAGGCAGATAACGACACCATAGGGCCATGGACAAAAAAAGGCAATGCGTCTTTATTGTTTAACCAGAGTACGTTTGAGAACTGGGTAGCGGGTGGTGAAAATAACATATCCGGTACGCTGGGCTTTAATTATGACTTTAATTACAAAAAGGGCGATTGGAGCTGGGATAATAAGGTTATTGCATCTTATGGTATAGTAAAAACCCGCAATAGCTCTTTCGCAAAAAAGACAGACGACCGCCTGTACTTTAATTCGGTCGTAGGTAAGAAGGCCAGTGAGCGTTGGGACTATACTGCTTTTGTAAACCTCAGGACACAGTTTACAAAGGGATATAATTATGGCAAGGATGAGAATGGTGCCGAAATACGTGAAGATTATACCAACTTCTTTTCTCCGGCTTATGTACTTGTAGGTCCCGGTATGCAGTATGTGCGTGACGAGAACCTTAAGATAAACCTTTCTCCGGCTACTTCTAAATTTACTTTTGTAGATAAGAATTTTACGTTGCCTAACGAAGATTACTTTGGTGTGAAAGAAGGTAAGAGTATGCGTTACGAACTGGGTTTTAATGCCAGTATGTATTATAAGCTTGATGTAATTGCTAACGTAACGTTTGAGAACATTGTTAACCTGTATTCTAACTACCTGGAAGATCCTCAAAATGTGGATATCGACTATCAGCTAAACATCGTAATGAAGATAAACCGTTACCTTACTACAAACCTTAGCTTCCAGACCATATATGACGATAATGCCTACCGTGGTTTCCAGATCAGGCAGGTATTTGGCGTAGCAGCTAATTATGGTTTCTAA
- a CDS encoding DUF2480 family protein translates to MDTEEFEIVNRVANSALQVFDLEDYYQEGQRVALDISGWLLEGFVLREKDFRESLKNHDWSQYGGAFVALYCSTDAIVPAWAYMLVTTYLLPVAKKVVQGTTAQLDVLLYQEILDGLDYTPYEARPVIIKGCSRKPVPQEAYVLATQKLQPVAKSLMFGEACSSVPLYKKK, encoded by the coding sequence ATGGATACCGAAGAGTTTGAAATTGTAAACCGTGTGGCAAACAGTGCCCTGCAGGTTTTTGACCTTGAAGATTATTACCAAGAAGGGCAGCGTGTAGCCCTGGATATATCAGGATGGCTTTTAGAAGGGTTTGTACTGCGCGAGAAAGATTTTCGCGAAAGCCTTAAAAATCATGACTGGAGCCAGTACGGCGGCGCTTTTGTAGCCCTGTATTGCAGTACCGATGCCATAGTGCCGGCATGGGCCTATATGCTGGTTACTACCTACTTGCTGCCTGTAGCAAAAAAAGTGGTACAGGGTACTACCGCCCAGCTCGATGTGCTGCTGTATCAGGAAATATTAGACGGTCTTGATTATACGCCATATGAGGCTAGGCCGGTAATTATTAAAGGCTGCTCGCGCAAGCCGGTTCCGCAGGAGGCTTACGTACTTGCAACCCAAAAATTGCAGCCCGTGGCTAAAAGCCTGATGTTTGGAGAAGCCTGTTCTTCAGTGCCTTTGTATAAAAAGAAGTAG